A window from Triticum aestivum cultivar Chinese Spring chromosome 6D, IWGSC CS RefSeq v2.1, whole genome shotgun sequence encodes these proteins:
- the LOC123143622 gene encoding uncharacterized protein, whose amino-acid sequence MTMISEDGDISALLSEPNLDEEQAVTPGSDDFLPAILESIKSNEKEVELSPEEAAWADSCFVQTSELSDEDWGALKQALLDSLQEPTEGSRDTTEVMLDQGTHVLSEAESHTLLVEKDTQDDNVDMEQQGNSDDDKDAEVGDVTNVIRGADEHGRQMDGYTADELVSSEVIEQAESRDSIFKVWDLDVSFSEDESELELIKDLKKLLKGKPQDATYPPPGDAAKALSEINVDELVAGLSNLSLQRNQ is encoded by the coding sequence ATGACCATGATTTCTGAAGATGGAGATATCTCAGCTCTGCTCTCTGAACCAAATCTAGATGAAGAGCAGGCTGTGACTCCCGGATCCGATGATTTCTTGCCTGCTATTTTGGAATCAATTAAATCAAATGAAAAGGAAGTCGAACTTTCACCTGAGGAGGCAGCTTGGGCTGATTCGTGTTTTGTGCAGACTTCTGAACTGTCAGATGAAGACTGGGGTGCATTGAAGCAAGCCTTGCTTGATTCCCTTCAAGAGCCAACGGAAGGTTCACGTGATACCACTGAGGTCATGCTTGACCAAGGCACCCATGTACTTTCAGAGGCGGAATCCCACACTCTGCTTGTCGAAAAAGATACTCAGGATGATAATGTAGACATGGAGCAACAAGGCAATAGCGATGATGACAAGGATGCTGAAGTTGGGGACGTTACAAATGTAATTAGAGGTGCAGATGAGCATGGCAGGCAAATGGACGGATACACTGCAGATGAGCTGGTCTCATCTGAAGTCATCGAGCAGGCAGAGTCGAGGGATTCTATCTTCAAGGTTTGGGATCTAGACGTGTCCTTCTCCGAGGATGAGAGCGAGCTCGAACTCATCAAGGACCTCAAGAAACTCCTCAAGGGCAAGCCTCAGGATGCTACGTATCCGCCTCCTGGTGACGCAGCCAAGGCTCTGAGCGAGATAAACGTTGATGAACTTGTGGCGGGCTTGAGTAACCTGTCGCTGCAGCGAAACCAGTAG